The following proteins are co-located in the Oceanimonas sp. GK1 genome:
- a CDS encoding ABC transporter permease, producing the protein MSSELSQGRWARFRQSDFLYHFLRDKVAMVSFAVFVALAAAAFLSPLIAPHNPYDLATIDILDSELPPSWLEMGDERFWLGTDVQGRDIFSTILYGSRVSLIIGLGAVALQLVIGIVVGLSAGYFGGRIDNLLMRIADVQLSFSTMMVAIIVSAVFQATLGADFYAQYAVLMLVVIIGLAEWPQYARTIRATVLAEKKKEYVEAARVMGFRSLRIMFRHILPNCLSPILVISTVQVANAIMSEAALSFLGLGMPVDKPSLGSLISMGFSYIFSGSWWITAFPGIYLVVLVLVINLLGDWLRDVFNPKIYKG; encoded by the coding sequence ATGAGTAGCGAACTTTCTCAGGGGCGTTGGGCCCGTTTTCGCCAGTCGGACTTTCTCTACCACTTTCTGCGCGACAAGGTCGCCATGGTCAGCTTTGCGGTGTTTGTGGCGCTGGCGGCGGCGGCCTTTCTGTCGCCGCTGATTGCGCCCCACAACCCTTACGATTTGGCAACCATCGACATTCTCGACTCCGAGCTGCCGCCGAGCTGGCTGGAGATGGGGGACGAGCGCTTCTGGCTTGGCACCGACGTGCAGGGCCGGGACATTTTCAGCACCATTCTGTATGGCTCCCGCGTGTCGCTGATCATCGGCCTGGGAGCGGTGGCGCTGCAGCTGGTTATCGGCATAGTGGTGGGGCTGAGTGCCGGCTATTTCGGCGGGCGCATCGACAACCTGCTGATGCGCATTGCCGACGTGCAGTTGTCATTCTCCACCATGATGGTGGCGATCATTGTGTCGGCGGTGTTTCAGGCCACCCTGGGCGCCGATTTTTACGCCCAGTATGCAGTGCTGATGCTGGTGGTGATCATCGGCCTGGCCGAATGGCCGCAATACGCCCGCACCATTCGCGCCACCGTGCTGGCGGAAAAGAAAAAGGAATACGTGGAAGCGGCGCGGGTGATGGGCTTCAGATCCCTGCGCATCATGTTCCGCCATATTCTCCCCAATTGCCTGTCGCCGATACTGGTGATCTCCACGGTGCAGGTGGCCAACGCCATCATGAGCGAGGCGGCGCTGTCCTTTCTCGGGCTCGGCATGCCGGTGGACAAGCCTTCGCTGGGGTCGCTGATCAGTATGGGCTTCAGCTACATCTTCTCCGGCTCCTGGTGGATCACCGCCTTTCCCGGCATTTACCTGGTGGTGCTGGTGCTGGTGATCAATCTGCTCGGCGACTGGCTGCGGGATGTGTTCAACCCCAAGATCTACAAGGGCTAA
- a CDS encoding ABC transporter ATP-binding protein encodes MSLLEVKNLRIEYPSRHGVMAAVEDLSFSIEKGEILGVVGESGAGKSTIGNAVIDLLSPPGRIARGDVWLDGEKISGQPSAAMSAVRGKRIGFIFQDPMTSLNPLFTVEFQMVETLLANTGLGREAARNKAIALLDAVGIAQPELRIKQYPHQFSGGMRQRVVIAIALSCDPELIIADEPTTALDVSIQDQILTLIRSLCKERNVGCMLVTHDMGVVSNVTDRVAVMYRGRLMEIGPTEQVLGRPEHAYTKSLISAVPRSDIKLRRFPLVSYIEDAKEKVSLDLKHHWLGQSQDQRAYDGALLRVEHCNLRFVTKDSIFPSRREYLQATNDVSFEIFEGETFGLVGESGSGKSTIARAITGLYPPDTGKIWFEGIELTAIRTEQERRPLRRQMQMVFQNPYSSLNPRMRVADIIAEPIRFHGLAASEGQIRGIVADLLDYVGLGRAAGVKFPHEFSGGQRQRISIARALATRPRLLICDEPTSALDVSVQAQILNLLKDLQDELKLTMLFISHDLPVIRQMCDRIGVMKKGTLVEVAPTEQLFTNAADPYSRSLISLMPEFRGMSREGLDISEQA; translated from the coding sequence ATGTCGTTACTGGAAGTTAAAAATCTGCGGATTGAATATCCGTCCCGCCATGGCGTGATGGCCGCGGTGGAAGATCTCTCCTTCAGCATCGAAAAGGGCGAAATACTGGGCGTGGTCGGGGAGTCCGGCGCCGGCAAGTCTACCATCGGCAACGCCGTTATCGATCTGCTCAGCCCGCCCGGGCGCATTGCCCGCGGCGATGTCTGGCTGGATGGGGAGAAAATCTCCGGGCAGCCCTCCGCCGCCATGAGCGCGGTGCGGGGCAAGCGCATCGGCTTTATTTTTCAGGATCCCATGACCTCGCTGAACCCGCTGTTTACCGTGGAATTTCAGATGGTGGAAACCCTGCTGGCCAACACCGGGCTCGGCCGGGAGGCGGCCCGTAACAAGGCCATTGCCCTGCTCGACGCCGTGGGCATTGCCCAGCCGGAGCTGCGCATCAAACAATATCCACACCAGTTTTCCGGCGGCATGCGCCAGCGGGTGGTGATCGCCATTGCGCTGTCTTGCGATCCTGAGCTGATCATTGCCGACGAGCCCACCACGGCGCTGGATGTGTCGATTCAGGATCAGATCCTCACCCTCATTCGCAGCCTGTGCAAGGAGCGCAACGTCGGCTGCATGCTGGTGACCCACGACATGGGAGTGGTGTCGAACGTCACCGATCGGGTGGCGGTTATGTATCGGGGCCGGCTGATGGAAATCGGCCCCACCGAGCAAGTGCTGGGCCGCCCGGAGCATGCCTATACCAAAAGCCTGATCTCCGCCGTGCCCCGCTCCGACATCAAGCTGCGCCGCTTTCCGCTGGTGTCCTATATCGAGGATGCCAAAGAGAAGGTTAGCCTGGATCTGAAACATCACTGGCTGGGCCAGAGCCAGGATCAGCGGGCCTACGACGGCGCCCTGCTCAGGGTGGAGCACTGCAACCTGCGCTTTGTCACCAAGGACTCGATTTTTCCGTCCCGCCGGGAGTACCTGCAGGCCACCAATGATGTGAGCTTTGAGATTTTTGAAGGCGAAACCTTTGGCCTGGTGGGGGAGTCGGGCTCCGGCAAGTCCACCATTGCCCGGGCCATTACTGGCCTCTATCCGCCCGATACCGGCAAAATCTGGTTTGAGGGCATTGAGCTCACCGCCATCAGAACCGAGCAGGAGCGCCGCCCCCTGCGCCGGCAGATGCAGATGGTGTTTCAGAACCCCTATTCCTCCCTCAATCCGCGCATGCGGGTGGCAGACATTATCGCCGAGCCCATCCGTTTTCATGGCCTGGCCGCAAGCGAGGGGCAAATTCGCGGCATCGTGGCCGACTTGCTCGACTACGTGGGCCTGGGCCGGGCCGCCGGGGTGAAGTTTCCCCACGAGTTTTCCGGCGGTCAGCGCCAGCGCATTTCCATTGCCCGGGCCCTGGCCACCCGGCCGAGGCTGCTGATCTGCGATGAGCCCACCTCGGCGCTGGACGTGTCGGTGCAGGCACAGATCCTCAACCTGCTCAAGGATCTGCAGGACGAGCTGAAACTCACCATGCTGTTTATCAGCCACGATCTGCCGGTGATCCGGCAGATGTGCGATCGCATCGGGGTAATGAAAAAAGGCACCCTGGTGGAGGTGGCGCCCACCGAGCAACTCTTTACCAACGCCGCGGATCCCTACAGCCGTTCGCTGATTTCCCTGATGCCCGAGTTCAGGGGCATGTCCCGGGAAGGGCTGGATATTTCGGAACAGGCCTGA
- the nusB gene encoding transcription antitermination factor NusB: MKPSERRKARRFATQAIYQWQMTKDNVADIAQQFALEQETKGVDMDYFRDLLFGVSVHATDLDGVFSPYLSRPLAELDMVDKAVLRLACYELTRREDVPYRVVINEAIELAKAFAAEDSHKFVNGVLDKVVKQLKK, from the coding sequence TTGAAACCGTCTGAACGCCGCAAGGCCCGCCGATTCGCCACCCAGGCCATTTACCAGTGGCAAATGACCAAGGACAACGTGGCCGACATTGCCCAGCAGTTTGCCCTGGAGCAAGAGACCAAGGGCGTGGACATGGACTATTTCCGTGATCTGCTGTTTGGTGTGTCGGTACACGCCACCGATCTGGATGGCGTTTTTTCCCCTTACCTGTCCCGCCCGCTGGCCGAGCTCGACATGGTAGACAAGGCGGTGCTGAGGTTGGCCTGCTACGAGCTGACCCGGCGTGAAGACGTGCCTTATCGGGTCGTGATCAACGAAGCCATTGAGCTGGCTAAGGCGTTCGCCGCCGAAGACAGTCACAAGTTCGTGAATGGCGTGCTCGACAAGGTCGTCAAGCAGTTGAAAAAATAA
- the thiL gene encoding thiamine-phosphate kinase, with protein MNEFEIIKQYFTGHSGRKDVIMGPGDDCALLQMPPNTWLAVSTDTLVADVHFFAGMDPVALGHRALAVNLSDLAAMGADPCWVSLALTLPQVDEAWLKGFCEGFFELAEYYNVALVGGDMTKGPLSITVTVHGTLPEGKGLRRNGARAGDGIYVTGTLGDAALGLQQQLGHIQVGESHQDFVRTKFEHPHPRILAGQALRDIASSALDLSDGLLGDLGHITTASNVRAVLELEQLPLSQAMTDTVELERAWQLALTGGDDYELCFTVPEVHRGQLETALAHCGVKFTRIGRMVAGEPGVELHADGKPYQLAARSWDHFRSGE; from the coding sequence ATGAATGAATTTGAAATAATAAAACAATATTTTACCGGTCACAGTGGTCGCAAGGACGTGATCATGGGCCCGGGCGACGACTGCGCCCTGCTGCAGATGCCGCCCAATACCTGGCTGGCGGTCAGCACCGACACCCTGGTGGCAGACGTTCATTTTTTTGCCGGTATGGATCCGGTGGCGCTGGGTCACCGAGCCCTGGCGGTTAACCTGTCGGATCTGGCGGCCATGGGCGCCGATCCCTGCTGGGTGTCGCTGGCGCTGACGTTGCCGCAGGTTGATGAAGCCTGGCTTAAGGGCTTTTGCGAAGGTTTCTTTGAACTGGCGGAATATTACAACGTGGCCCTGGTGGGGGGCGACATGACCAAAGGACCGCTGTCGATCACCGTGACCGTGCACGGCACCCTGCCGGAAGGCAAGGGCCTGCGCCGCAACGGCGCCAGGGCCGGCGACGGTATTTACGTCACCGGCACCCTGGGGGATGCGGCCCTGGGCCTGCAGCAGCAACTGGGTCATATTCAGGTCGGTGAATCCCATCAGGACTTTGTGCGCACCAAGTTTGAGCACCCCCACCCGCGCATTCTGGCGGGGCAGGCCCTGCGCGACATTGCCTCCAGTGCCCTGGACTTGTCCGATGGCCTGCTCGGGGATCTGGGCCACATTACCACCGCCTCCAACGTGCGTGCCGTGCTGGAACTGGAGCAGCTGCCCCTGAGCCAGGCCATGACCGACACTGTTGAGCTGGAGCGGGCCTGGCAACTGGCGCTGACCGGCGGTGACGACTACGAGCTGTGCTTTACTGTGCCCGAGGTACACCGGGGCCAGCTGGAAACCGCGCTGGCCCATTGCGGCGTTAAATTCACCCGCATCGGCCGCATGGTGGCCGGCGAGCCCGGCGTTGAGCTGCATGCGGACGGCAAGCCCTATCAGCTGGCCGCCAGAAGCTGGGATCATTTCCGGAGCGGCGAATGA
- a CDS encoding ABC transporter substrate-binding protein: MKKGLNRIAAALVAAGFAFSVQAADITIAYDADPVSMDPHEQLSGATLEMSHLVFDPLVRWTRDFKFEPRLAEKWERVDDNTMRFHLRQGVKFHSGNDFTADDVVWTFNRLKTSPDFKAIFEPFAEARKVDDHTVDLVTKGPFPLVLNTVTYLFPMDSQFYSGTTADGKDKGEVVKHGSSFASTNPSGTGPFKLKFRQQGVKVEYERNADYWDKTSPGNVDNMTLVPIKEDATRVAALLAGDVDFIKPVSPNDHKRVESASGVKLITEPGTRIITFQLNQDRFEPFRDVRVRQAVNYAINQEGIVQRIMRGFATTAGQQAPAGYVGHNPELVPLFDLDKAKALMAEAGYQDGFKVSMIAPNNRYVNDYRIAEAVKAMLARINIDVDLKTMPVAQYWPEFDKCAADMLMIGWHSDTEDTANFSEFLTMTRNEETGRGQYNCGHYSNPELDKLIEDANVETDGAKREAMLQQAEKILYDDAAFVPLHWQNLAWGARDNVQAEAIVNAMDFPYLGDLVVEE; the protein is encoded by the coding sequence ATGAAAAAAGGACTCAACAGAATAGCCGCTGCGCTGGTGGCCGCCGGTTTTGCCTTCAGTGTGCAGGCCGCCGACATCACCATTGCCTATGATGCCGATCCGGTGTCGATGGATCCTCACGAGCAGTTGTCGGGCGCCACCCTGGAAATGTCCCACCTGGTATTCGATCCCCTGGTGCGCTGGACCAGGGACTTTAAATTTGAGCCTCGGCTGGCCGAAAAATGGGAGCGGGTGGATGACAACACCATGCGCTTTCATCTGCGCCAGGGGGTGAAGTTTCACAGCGGCAACGACTTTACCGCCGACGACGTGGTGTGGACCTTTAACCGGCTGAAAACCTCCCCCGACTTCAAGGCCATTTTCGAGCCCTTTGCCGAGGCCAGAAAGGTGGACGATCACACCGTGGATCTGGTGACCAAGGGGCCCTTTCCGCTGGTGCTGAATACCGTCACCTACCTGTTTCCGATGGACAGCCAGTTCTACAGCGGCACCACCGCCGACGGCAAGGACAAGGGCGAAGTGGTCAAGCACGGCAGCTCTTTTGCCTCCACCAACCCTTCGGGCACCGGGCCATTCAAGCTCAAGTTCCGCCAGCAGGGCGTGAAGGTGGAATATGAGCGCAACGCCGATTACTGGGACAAAACGTCACCCGGCAACGTGGACAACATGACCCTGGTGCCGATTAAGGAAGACGCGACGCGGGTAGCGGCGCTGCTGGCCGGTGACGTGGACTTTATCAAGCCGGTGTCGCCCAACGATCACAAGCGGGTGGAGTCGGCCAGCGGCGTGAAACTGATCACCGAGCCGGGCACTCGCATTATTACCTTCCAGCTCAATCAGGACCGTTTTGAGCCATTCCGTGATGTGCGCGTCCGCCAGGCGGTGAACTATGCCATCAACCAGGAAGGCATCGTCCAGCGCATCATGCGCGGCTTCGCCACCACCGCCGGCCAGCAGGCGCCCGCCGGCTATGTGGGGCACAACCCGGAGCTGGTGCCGTTGTTTGATCTGGACAAGGCCAAGGCGCTGATGGCCGAGGCCGGCTATCAGGACGGCTTCAAGGTCAGCATGATCGCCCCCAACAACCGCTATGTGAACGACTACCGTATTGCCGAGGCGGTCAAGGCCATGCTGGCGCGCATCAATATCGACGTGGATCTCAAGACCATGCCGGTGGCCCAGTACTGGCCGGAGTTCGACAAGTGCGCCGCCGACATGCTGATGATCGGCTGGCACTCCGACACCGAAGACACCGCCAATTTCTCGGAATTCCTGACCATGACCCGCAACGAGGAAACCGGCCGGGGCCAGTATAACTGCGGCCATTATTCCAACCCCGAGCTGGACAAGCTGATCGAAGACGCCAACGTGGAAACCGATGGCGCCAAGCGTGAAGCCATGCTGCAGCAGGCGGAAAAAATCCTCTACGACGACGCCGCCTTTGTGCCCCTGCACTGGCAGAACCTGGCCTGGGGCGCCCGCGACAACGTGCAGGCCGAAGCCATCGTCAACGCCATGGACTTCCCCTATCTGGGTGACCTGGTCGTCGAAGAATAA
- the ribE gene encoding 6,7-dimethyl-8-ribityllumazine synthase, whose protein sequence is MKVIEGLMAAPEAKVAIVVARFNSFINDSLVAGALDVLKRQGQVKDDNITLVRVPGAVEIALACKKLAKTGKYDAIVALGCVIRGGTYHFDLVANENSKTMSSVMMDYEIPVAFGVLTTENIEQAIERAGTKAGNKGAEAALSALEMINVLQQLD, encoded by the coding sequence ATGAAGGTAATCGAAGGGCTGATGGCCGCACCCGAGGCCAAAGTGGCCATCGTGGTCGCCCGCTTCAACAGCTTTATCAACGACAGCCTGGTGGCCGGTGCCCTCGACGTGCTCAAGCGTCAGGGTCAGGTCAAGGACGACAACATCACCCTGGTACGGGTACCGGGCGCGGTGGAAATTGCACTGGCCTGTAAAAAGCTGGCCAAAACCGGCAAGTACGACGCCATTGTGGCCTTGGGCTGCGTGATCCGCGGCGGCACCTACCATTTCGATCTGGTGGCCAACGAAAACAGCAAAACCATGAGCAGCGTGATGATGGACTATGAAATCCCCGTCGCGTTTGGCGTGCTGACCACCGAAAACATTGAACAAGCCATCGAGCGCGCCGGCACCAAGGCGGGTAACAAGGGCGCGGAAGCGGCCCTGAGCGCGCTGGAAATGATTAACGTCCTGCAGCAGCTGGACTGA
- a CDS encoding ABC transporter permease has product MFTFLLKRVFQALVVMFVISLVAFSIQDNLGDPLRELVGQSVSEEVRQQMRDQLGLNDPFLVKYGRFVGNALQGDFGTSYFFKQPTLEVIFEKLPATLELVFCASLIIVGLSIPLGVYSAIKPRAVLSKVIMGVSIVGISVPVFLTAILLMYVFSIELGWLPAYGRGELTSPLGWESGLFNWQGFRNLILPSIALSSIMLPLFIRLVRSEMLEQLSAEYVKFAWAKGLGKYRIWFVHALKNTLLPLITVGGVQIGTMVAYTILTETVFQWPGIGLLFLEAITRVDTPLITTYVIFVGFIFVVTNTIVDLIYGLVNPTVNLAAKG; this is encoded by the coding sequence ATGTTTACTTTTCTGCTTAAACGGGTGTTTCAGGCCCTGGTGGTAATGTTTGTTATCAGCCTGGTGGCCTTCTCCATTCAGGACAACCTGGGTGACCCGCTGCGCGAGCTGGTGGGGCAGTCGGTGTCGGAAGAAGTGCGCCAGCAGATGCGCGACCAGCTGGGCCTGAACGATCCCTTTCTGGTGAAATACGGCCGTTTTGTGGGCAATGCGCTGCAGGGCGACTTTGGCACCTCCTATTTCTTCAAGCAGCCCACCCTGGAGGTGATTTTTGAAAAGCTGCCGGCCACCCTGGAGCTGGTATTTTGCGCCAGCCTGATCATTGTGGGCCTGAGCATTCCCCTGGGGGTGTATTCGGCCATCAAGCCCCGGGCCGTGCTGTCCAAGGTGATCATGGGCGTCAGCATAGTGGGCATTTCGGTGCCGGTGTTCCTCACCGCCATTTTGCTGATGTACGTGTTTTCCATCGAGCTCGGCTGGCTGCCCGCCTATGGCCGGGGCGAGCTCACCAGCCCGCTCGGCTGGGAGTCGGGGCTGTTCAACTGGCAGGGCTTTCGCAACCTGATTTTGCCGAGTATTGCGCTGTCGTCCATCATGCTGCCGCTGTTCATTCGCCTGGTGCGCTCGGAAATGCTGGAGCAGCTCAGTGCCGAATACGTCAAGTTTGCCTGGGCCAAGGGCCTGGGCAAATACCGCATCTGGTTTGTGCATGCGCTGAAAAACACCCTGCTGCCGTTGATCACCGTGGGCGGCGTGCAGATAGGCACCATGGTGGCCTACACCATTCTCACCGAAACCGTGTTTCAGTGGCCGGGCATCGGCCTGCTGTTCCTGGAGGCGATCACCCGGGTGGACACGCCGCTCATTACCACTTACGTGATTTTCGTGGGCTTTATCTTCGTGGTGACCAACACCATTGTCGACCTGATCTACGGCCTGGTGAATCCCACCGTCAACCTGGCTGCAAAGGGATAA
- a CDS encoding phosphatidylglycerophosphatase A: MRKPELAALKLSNPLHLLALGFGSGLSPIMPGTMGTLAAIPFYLLIADLPLWLYGVLLLVGFVAGIKICNAATAAIGRHDHGAIVWDEFIGFGVTMVAAPAGWQWLATGFVLFRFFDMVKPWPIGWFDRRVHGGFGIMLDDVIAGLFALACLQGLALYF; this comes from the coding sequence ATGAGAAAGCCGGAGCTTGCCGCACTGAAGCTGTCCAACCCGTTGCACCTGTTGGCCCTGGGCTTTGGCTCTGGCTTAAGCCCCATCATGCCCGGCACCATGGGTACTCTGGCGGCCATTCCGTTCTATCTGCTGATAGCCGACTTGCCGCTGTGGCTGTATGGGGTGCTGCTGCTGGTGGGCTTTGTGGCCGGCATTAAAATCTGCAACGCCGCCACCGCCGCCATTGGCCGGCACGATCACGGCGCCATCGTATGGGACGAGTTTATCGGCTTTGGGGTCACCATGGTGGCGGCGCCGGCGGGCTGGCAGTGGCTTGCCACGGGTTTTGTGTTGTTCCGTTTTTTTGACATGGTCAAGCCCTGGCCCATCGGCTGGTTCGACCGCCGGGTGCACGGCGGTTTTGGCATTATGCTCGACGATGTTATTGCCGGCCTCTTTGCCCTAGCCTGCCTGCAGGGCCTGGCGCTGTACTTCTAA